One stretch of Streptomyces sp. NBC_00443 DNA includes these proteins:
- a CDS encoding pyruvate carboxylase, translated as MFRKVLVANRGEIAIRAFRAGYELGARTVAVFPHEDRNSLHRLKADEAYEIGQPGHPVRAYLSVEEIVRAARRAGADAVYPGYGFLSENPDLARACEEAGITFVGPSADILELTGNKARAVAAAREAGVPVLGSSAPSNDVDELVRAADDVGFPVFVKAVAGGGGRGMRRVEDPAQLRESIEAASREAASAFGDPTVFLEKAVVEPRHIEVQILADGQGNVIHLFERDCSVQRRHQKVIELAPAPNLDPELRDRICADAVRFARQIGYRNAGTVEFLLDRDGNHVFIEMNPRIQVEHTVTEEVTDVDLVQSQLRIAAGETLADLGLAQETVTLRGAALQCRITTEDPANGFRPDTGRISAYRSPGGSGIRLDGGTTHAGTDISAHFDSMLVKLTCRGRDFSTAVGRARRAVAEFRIRGVSTNIPFLQAVLDDADFQAGRVTTSFIEQRPHLLTARHSADRGTKLLTYLADVTVNKPHGERPDLLEPLTKLPALPAGEPPAGSRQRLAELGPEGFARWLRASPTIGVTDTTFRDAHQSLLATRVRTKDMLAVAPVVARTLPQLLSLECWGGATYDVALRFLAEDPWERLAALREAAPNICLQMLLRGRNTVGYTPYPTEVTDAFVHEAAATGIDIFRIFDALNDVAQMRPAIEAVRDTGTAVAEVALCYTSDLSDPSERLYTLDYYLRLAEQIVEAGAHVLAVKDMAGLLRAPAAATLVSALRREFDLPVHVHTHDTAGGQLATYLAAVQAGADAVDGAVASMAGTTSQPSLSAIVAATDHSERPTGLDLQAVGDLEPYWESVRKVYAPFEAGLASPTGRVYHHEIPGGQLSNLRTQAVALGLGDRFEDIEAMYGAADRMLGRLVKVTPSSKVVGDLALHLVGAGVSPKDFEAEPDRFDIPDSVIGFLRGELGTPPGGWPEPFRTKALQGRAEAKPVQELNADDREGLAKDRRATLNRLLFPGPTREFDTHRDTYGDTSVLDSKDFFYGLRPGKEYSVDLERGVRLLIELQAVGDADERGMRTVMSTLNGQLRPIQVRDRAAASDVPVTEKADRANPGHVPAPFAGVVTLTVAEGDEVTAGDTVATIEAMKMEASITASKSGKVARLAINRIQQVEGGDLLVELA; from the coding sequence ATGTTCCGCAAGGTGCTGGTCGCCAACCGCGGGGAGATCGCGATTCGTGCGTTCCGCGCAGGCTATGAGCTCGGCGCGCGCACCGTCGCCGTCTTCCCGCACGAGGACCGCAACTCCCTGCACCGGCTCAAGGCCGACGAGGCCTACGAGATCGGGCAGCCCGGACATCCGGTGCGGGCGTATCTCTCCGTGGAGGAGATCGTCCGCGCGGCGCGCCGTGCCGGAGCGGACGCCGTGTACCCCGGGTACGGATTCCTGTCCGAGAACCCGGATCTGGCCCGGGCCTGCGAGGAAGCGGGCATCACCTTCGTCGGACCGAGCGCGGACATCCTGGAGCTGACGGGGAACAAGGCCCGCGCGGTGGCCGCAGCCCGCGAGGCCGGCGTACCCGTGCTCGGCTCGTCCGCGCCCTCCAACGACGTCGACGAACTGGTCCGCGCGGCCGACGACGTCGGCTTCCCCGTGTTCGTCAAGGCGGTCGCAGGCGGCGGCGGACGCGGCATGCGCCGTGTGGAGGATCCCGCCCAGCTGCGGGAGTCCATCGAGGCGGCGTCCCGCGAGGCGGCGTCCGCGTTCGGTGATCCCACGGTGTTCCTGGAGAAGGCGGTCGTCGAGCCCCGCCACATCGAGGTGCAGATCCTCGCCGACGGGCAGGGCAACGTCATCCACCTGTTCGAGCGGGACTGCTCGGTGCAGCGCCGCCACCAGAAGGTGATCGAGCTGGCGCCCGCGCCGAACCTCGACCCGGAGCTGCGCGACCGGATCTGCGCCGACGCCGTGCGGTTCGCCCGCCAGATCGGGTACCGCAACGCCGGCACCGTGGAATTCCTCCTCGACCGCGACGGCAACCACGTCTTCATCGAGATGAACCCGCGCATCCAGGTCGAGCACACCGTGACCGAGGAGGTCACCGACGTCGACCTGGTGCAGTCTCAGCTGCGTATCGCCGCCGGCGAGACCCTCGCCGACCTCGGCCTCGCCCAGGAGACCGTCACGCTGCGCGGCGCCGCGCTGCAGTGCCGTATCACCACCGAGGACCCCGCCAACGGCTTCCGCCCCGACACCGGCCGCATCAGCGCCTACCGCTCGCCGGGCGGCTCGGGCATCCGCCTCGACGGCGGCACCACCCACGCCGGTACGGACATCAGCGCGCACTTCGACTCCATGCTGGTCAAACTCACCTGCCGGGGCCGGGACTTCAGCACCGCGGTGGGCCGTGCCCGGCGCGCCGTGGCCGAGTTCCGCATCCGCGGCGTGTCCACCAACATCCCCTTCCTGCAAGCGGTGCTGGACGACGCCGACTTCCAGGCCGGCCGGGTCACCACGTCCTTCATCGAGCAGCGCCCGCACCTGCTCACCGCCCGCCACTCCGCCGACCGCGGCACGAAGCTGCTGACCTACCTGGCCGACGTCACCGTGAACAAGCCGCACGGCGAACGGCCCGACCTGCTGGAGCCGTTGACCAAGCTGCCCGCGCTGCCGGCCGGAGAGCCGCCGGCCGGCTCTCGGCAGCGGCTCGCCGAACTCGGCCCGGAAGGCTTCGCCCGCTGGCTGCGCGCGTCCCCGACCATCGGCGTCACCGACACCACGTTCCGCGACGCCCACCAGTCGCTGCTCGCCACACGCGTGCGTACCAAGGACATGCTCGCCGTCGCCCCAGTGGTGGCGCGCACCCTGCCCCAGCTGCTGTCCCTGGAGTGTTGGGGCGGCGCGACCTACGACGTCGCCCTGCGCTTCCTCGCCGAGGACCCGTGGGAGCGCCTGGCGGCCCTGCGGGAAGCCGCGCCGAACATCTGCCTGCAGATGCTGCTGCGCGGCCGCAACACCGTGGGCTACACGCCGTATCCCACCGAGGTGACCGACGCCTTCGTGCACGAGGCCGCAGCCACCGGCATCGACATCTTCCGCATCTTCGACGCCCTCAACGACGTCGCCCAGATGCGGCCCGCCATCGAGGCCGTAAGGGACACCGGAACCGCCGTCGCCGAGGTGGCCCTGTGCTACACCTCCGACCTGTCCGACCCGTCGGAGCGCCTGTACACCCTGGACTACTACCTGCGCCTGGCCGAGCAGATCGTCGAGGCGGGCGCCCACGTGCTGGCCGTCAAGGACATGGCGGGCCTGCTGCGCGCCCCGGCCGCGGCGACCCTGGTGTCGGCCCTGCGCAGGGAGTTCGACCTGCCGGTCCACGTGCACACCCACGACACCGCCGGCGGGCAGCTCGCCACCTACCTCGCCGCCGTCCAGGCCGGCGCGGACGCGGTGGACGGCGCGGTGGCGTCCATGGCGGGCACCACCTCCCAGCCGTCCCTGTCGGCGATCGTGGCCGCGACCGACCACTCCGAGCGGCCCACCGGCCTCGACCTCCAGGCCGTCGGCGACCTGGAGCCGTACTGGGAGAGCGTCCGCAAGGTCTACGCCCCCTTCGAGGCGGGTCTGGCCTCGCCGACCGGCCGTGTCTACCACCATGAGATCCCCGGCGGCCAGCTATCCAACCTGCGCACCCAGGCGGTCGCGCTGGGTCTGGGCGACCGCTTCGAGGACATCGAGGCGATGTACGGCGCCGCCGACCGGATGCTCGGCCGGCTGGTGAAGGTCACCCCCTCGTCGAAGGTGGTGGGCGACCTGGCGCTGCACCTCGTGGGCGCGGGCGTCTCCCCGAAGGACTTCGAGGCGGAGCCGGACAGGTTCGACATCCCCGACTCCGTCATCGGGTTCCTGCGCGGCGAGCTGGGCACCCCGCCCGGCGGCTGGCCCGAGCCGTTCCGCACGAAGGCGTTGCAGGGGCGCGCCGAGGCCAAGCCGGTCCAGGAGCTGAACGCCGACGACCGCGAGGGCCTGGCGAAGGACCGGCGGGCGACGCTCAACCGGCTGCTGTTCCCGGGCCCGACCCGCGAGTTCGACACGCACCGCGACACGTACGGCGACACCAGCGTCCTCGACAGCAAGGACTTCTTCTACGGACTGCGCCCCGGCAAGGAGTACTCCGTCGACCTCGAACGCGGTGTGCGGCTGCTGATCGAGCTGCAGGCCGTCGGCGACGCGGACGAGCGCGGCATGCGCACCGTGATGTCCACCCTGAACGGCCAACTGCGGCCCATCCAGGTCCGCGACAGGGCGGCGGCCTCCGACGTCCCGGTCACGGAGAAGGCCGACCGTGCCAACCCCGGCCATGTCCCGGCACCGTTCGCCGGCGTGGTGACCCTCACGGTCGCCGAGGGGGACGAGGTGACGGCCGGCGACACGGTGGCCACCATCGAGGCGATGAAGATGGAGGCCTCGATCACCGCCTCGAAGTCCGGCAAGGTGGCCAGGCTCGCCATCAATCGCATCCAGCAGGTCGAGGGCGGCGACCTCCTCGTCGAACTCGCCTGA
- a CDS encoding alpha/beta fold hydrolase: MSEWQLPETFRSTSGNIRWDSLGQPGQDPVVLLHGTPFSSYVWRAVARALARRHQVFVWDMPGYGASEMSTGQDVSLATQGRVFTELLAHWKLDEPLVVAHDFGGAVALRAHLLHGARYRALALVDPVALGPWGSPFFRLVGEHSDVFDQLPPALHRALVREYISSASSPGLHPAVLDRLSRPWLGDAGQSAFYRQIAQADQRYTDEVQERYGEIGFPTLVCWGEDDTWIPVAKGRELAARIPGARLEPIAGAGHLVQEDAPAELTAALMAFLQEQTS; the protein is encoded by the coding sequence GCCCGAGACATTCCGCAGCACGTCGGGCAACATCCGCTGGGACAGCCTCGGGCAACCCGGCCAGGATCCGGTCGTCCTCCTCCATGGCACGCCCTTCTCCTCGTACGTCTGGCGCGCCGTCGCCCGCGCGCTCGCGCGCCGCCACCAGGTGTTCGTGTGGGACATGCCCGGTTACGGAGCATCGGAGATGTCCACCGGCCAGGACGTCTCCCTGGCCACCCAGGGCAGGGTCTTCACCGAGCTCCTGGCGCACTGGAAACTCGACGAACCTCTGGTGGTCGCGCACGACTTCGGCGGTGCCGTCGCCCTGCGGGCACACCTGCTGCACGGAGCCCGCTACCGCGCGCTCGCCCTGGTCGACCCGGTCGCGCTGGGCCCGTGGGGCTCCCCGTTCTTCCGCCTCGTCGGCGAGCACTCCGACGTCTTCGACCAACTGCCGCCCGCTCTGCACCGCGCTCTGGTGCGCGAGTACATCAGCTCGGCCAGCAGCCCCGGCCTGCACCCTGCCGTCCTCGACCGGCTCAGCCGGCCCTGGCTGGGCGACGCCGGCCAGTCGGCCTTCTACCGGCAGATCGCCCAGGCCGACCAGCGCTACACCGACGAAGTCCAGGAGCGGTACGGCGAGATCGGCTTCCCGACGCTGGTGTGCTGGGGCGAGGACGACACCTGGATCCCCGTGGCGAAAGGCCGCGAGCTGGCCGCCAGGATCCCCGGCGCGCGGCTGGAGCCGATCGCCGGCGCGGGCCACCTCGTCCAGGAGGACGCACCTGCCGAACTCACGGCCGCGCTCATGGCTTTCCTCCAGGAACAGACGAGCTGA
- a CDS encoding SpoIIE family protein phosphatase produces the protein MTSASPYGAHAHDAVGETPDRRMSAVGHPGVFQDLLPLALWVADAEGRMAQWSLAAHDLLGHTPEQVVGQDVNRVLVPEENRDLAERLTRTVQGGAAVVARLPVRHRDGHLVDMDMWICPIADGRRTGVMAIAAETTAVEQMRDALAALEGLFTQSPIGLAMLGSDLRFLRVNQALARVDGVPVAEHVGKRVSEVAPGTEALESVMQQVLDRGEAVVDFRYSAVSTTQPELLRTWSCSYAPLLDGAGRRIGLIASVIDVTEGQRAHLEAERARRRLALLAEAGTQMGSTLDLRQTAQEVVRVLVPRLADSADVQLLEEAVAPDETAASAHGVVRRTAASFTDPAAPADELAVGMTQQVPVGSVYERVITQGRPMDLARSDIGPMIIAPGADRLRAYLRAHVGAARLIPLVARGTVLGAVIVTRTRHRGPFDDQDTLLIDELVARAALNIDNARMYSRERDAALTLQRSLMNPVLPPVDGLELAGRYLPAGDHEVGGDWFDAIALSDDRTALVIGDVMGHGIHAAAVMGQLRTAIRTLARREPAPDQVLPALDAVVADLGDNEMATCLYAVHDPRTGLCLIARAGHPPPVIADERGTVTFLDCPAGPPLGVGRMDCEVQQVVLPAHGLLVMYTDGLIETRGTDLDQGMRRLAQALRQPGRPLAKICDGVLAHVMPEGADDDVAVLLARALPR, from the coding sequence ATGACCAGCGCCAGTCCCTACGGTGCGCATGCGCACGATGCGGTCGGCGAAACCCCGGACCGGCGTATGTCCGCGGTGGGACACCCAGGGGTGTTCCAGGATCTGCTGCCGCTGGCCCTGTGGGTTGCCGATGCCGAGGGACGTATGGCGCAGTGGTCGCTCGCCGCCCACGACCTGCTCGGTCACACCCCGGAGCAGGTGGTGGGCCAGGACGTCAACCGTGTTCTCGTGCCCGAGGAGAACCGCGACCTGGCCGAGCGGCTCACCCGGACCGTGCAGGGGGGTGCGGCGGTCGTCGCACGGCTGCCGGTCCGCCATCGGGACGGGCATCTGGTCGACATGGACATGTGGATCTGCCCGATCGCGGACGGGCGGCGGACGGGCGTGATGGCCATCGCGGCGGAGACCACCGCCGTGGAGCAGATGCGCGATGCGCTGGCGGCGCTGGAGGGGTTGTTCACCCAGTCCCCGATCGGCTTGGCCATGCTCGGTTCCGATCTGCGTTTCCTGCGGGTGAACCAGGCGCTGGCCCGTGTGGACGGCGTACCGGTGGCGGAGCACGTCGGCAAGCGTGTGAGCGAGGTCGCCCCCGGCACCGAGGCGCTGGAGTCGGTGATGCAGCAGGTCCTGGACCGGGGTGAGGCGGTGGTGGACTTCCGCTACTCCGCCGTCAGCACGACACAGCCGGAGCTGCTGCGGACGTGGTCCTGCTCCTACGCACCCTTGCTCGACGGCGCCGGCCGGCGGATCGGACTGATCGCTTCGGTGATCGACGTCACGGAGGGACAGCGCGCCCACCTGGAGGCGGAGCGGGCGCGGCGGCGGCTCGCGCTGCTGGCGGAGGCGGGCACGCAGATGGGTTCCACGCTGGATCTGCGGCAGACGGCGCAGGAGGTGGTCCGCGTGCTGGTGCCCCGGCTGGCCGACTCCGCCGACGTGCAGTTGCTGGAGGAGGCGGTGGCCCCGGACGAGACCGCGGCATCGGCGCACGGCGTGGTGCGCCGCACCGCGGCGTCCTTCACCGATCCGGCGGCGCCGGCGGACGAACTCGCCGTCGGCATGACCCAGCAGGTCCCCGTGGGCTCGGTGTACGAACGGGTCATCACCCAGGGCCGGCCCATGGACCTGGCCCGGTCCGACATCGGCCCCATGATCATCGCCCCGGGCGCCGACAGGCTGCGCGCCTACCTGCGCGCCCATGTGGGCGCGGCGCGCCTGATCCCGCTGGTGGCCCGCGGGACCGTGCTCGGCGCCGTCATCGTCACCCGGACCCGGCATCGCGGGCCGTTCGACGACCAGGACACGCTGCTGATCGACGAACTGGTCGCCCGGGCGGCGCTGAACATCGACAACGCGCGCATGTACAGCCGGGAGCGTGACGCGGCCCTTACCCTGCAGCGCAGCCTGATGAACCCCGTCCTGCCTCCCGTCGACGGACTGGAACTCGCCGGGCGCTATCTGCCGGCCGGTGACCACGAGGTCGGCGGCGACTGGTTCGACGCCATCGCCCTGTCGGACGACCGGACCGCCCTGGTGATCGGGGACGTGATGGGGCACGGCATCCACGCGGCGGCGGTCATGGGGCAGCTGCGCACGGCCATACGGACCCTGGCCCGCCGGGAGCCCGCGCCCGACCAGGTGCTGCCCGCCCTGGACGCCGTGGTGGCGGATCTGGGCGACAACGAGATGGCCACGTGCCTGTACGCCGTTCACGATCCGCGGACCGGCCTGTGTCTGATCGCCAGGGCGGGTCACCCGCCGCCCGTGATCGCCGACGAGCGCGGAACGGTCACCTTCCTGGACTGCCCGGCGGGCCCGCCCCTCGGCGTCGGCCGAATGGACTGCGAGGTCCAGCAGGTGGTCCTCCCTGCGCACGGGCTTCTTGTGATGTACACCGACGGCCTGATCGAGACCCGCGGCACGGACCTCGACCAGGGCATGCGCCGTCTGGCACAGGCACTGCGTCAGCCCGGCCGCCCGCTGGCGAAGATCTGCGACGGCGTCCTGGCCCACGTCATGCCCGAGGGCGCCGACGACGACGTGGCGGTTCTCCTGGCTCGGGCTCTGCCGCGATGA